The Triticum aestivum cultivar Chinese Spring unplaced genomic scaffold, IWGSC CS RefSeq v2.1 scaffold65268, whole genome shotgun sequence genome window below encodes:
- the LOC123172277 gene encoding protein O-glucosyltransferase 1 isoform X3, which translates to MAAAAAAAPDAQRWTRSGGPSSPVTATAVFLFVFVVVVGVLVSGRWITTTTNLADTNLDRWRTNPVDSISVHAGDPEFLTATHSTSIPATPAVPPPPLPTYSLSCSAPGAGDPDIPSNISQTLSLALSSNATCATVSETQLVPPIAAANTSCPAYFRFIHEDLHPWRAAGGITRTMLDRARTTANFRLVVLHGRAYIERIAPAFQTRDLFTIWGILQLLRRYPGRIPDLDLMFNCVDWPVVHPDKYQGENATVLPPLFRYCGDNETLDIVFPDWSFWGWAEINIKPWDALQKDLDAGNRKVGWIDREPYAYWKGNPEVAAIRQELVKCNVSSEQEWNARIYKQDWVKESKAGYKKSDLASQCTHRYKIYIEGSAWVLMPTQHYWPVRDDSKCNSIKYAVDWGNSHKKKAQKIGKEGSKFIQQELSMEYVYDYMFHLLTEYAKLLRFKPTKPPEAVEVCPESLACQAIGREKKFMEDSMVKSANVAGPCNLPPPFSPEEFRELHQRKEKSMNQVEMLERNASKPEERNASKPEDSNR; encoded by the exons ATGGccgcggcagccgccgccgcgcctGACGCCCAGAGGTGGACCAGATCTGGCGGTCCGTCATCTCCGGTGACCGCCACCGCGGTCTTCCTCTTCGTATTCGTTGTCGTGGTCGGCGTCCTCGTCTCCGGCCGCTGGATAACCACCACC ACTAATTTGGCAGACACCAATCTAGATCGGTGGCGCACAAACCCGGTAG ATTCAATCTCCGTCCATGCAGGCGATCCTGAATTCCTGACCGCCACGCATTCCACCTCCATCCCTGCCACCCCTgctgtgccgccgccgccgctccccacaTACTCCCTCTCCTGCTCGGCGCCAGGCGCTGGTGACCCTGACATCCCAAGCAACATCTCTCAGACTCTGTCCCTCGCACTCTCCTCAAACGCAACATGCGCCACTGTCTCCGAGACACAGCTGGTTCCCCCCATTGCTGCCGCCAACACCTCCTGCCCCGCCTACTTCCGCTTCATCCACGAGGACCTCCACCCGTGGCGCGCGGCGGGGGGCATCACCCGCACGATGCTTGACCGTGCGCGCACCACAGCCAACTTCCGCCTCGTCGTGCTCCATGGCCGTGCCTACATCGAGCGCATCGCGCCGGCCTTCCAGACGCGTGACCTCTTCACCATCTGGGGCATCCTCCAACTGCTCCGCCGCTACCCTGGTCGCATCCCCGATCTCGACCTCATGTTCAACTGTGTGGACTGGCCGGTTGTCCACCCTGACAAGTACCAGGGGGAGAACGCAACCGTCTTGCCGCCGCTTTTCCGGTACTGCGGCGACAATGAGACACTCGACATAGTTTTCCCGGACTGGTCTTTCTGGGGCTG GGCTGAGATCAATATAAAGCCCTGGGATGCGCTGCAAAAGGATCTGGATGCTGGCAATAGGAAGGTGGGATGGATAGATAGAGAGCCTTATGCTTATTGGAAAGGGAATCCAGAGGTCGCAGCTATAAGGCAAGAGCTGGTTAAGTGTAATGTTTCCAGTGAGCAAGAATGGAATGCACGGATTTACAAACAG gattgggtcaaagagagCAAGGCTGGATACAAAAAATCAGATTTGGCCAGTCAATGCACCCACAG GTACAAGATCTACATCGAAGGATCAGCGTG GGTGCTGATGCCCACTCAGCACTATTGGCCTGTTCGAGATGACAGTAAATGTAACTCCATAAAGTATGCTGTTGATTGGGGAAATTCTCACAAGAAAAAG GCACAGAAAATAGGGAAGGAGGGAAGCAAGTTCATTCAACAAGAACTTAGTATGGAATATGTATACGATTACATGTTTCACCTCTTAACGGAATACGCTAAGCTCCTAAGATTCAAGCCAACCAAGCCTCCTGAAGCTGTTGAGGTCTGTCCCGAATCTTTGGCCTGCCAAGCCATAGGCAGGGAGAAGAAGTTCATGGAGGACTCCATGGTGAAGTCTGCAAACGTCGCTGGTCCGTGCAATCTGCCTCCTCCCTTTAGCCCTGAGGAATTCAGAGAGCTACACCAGAGGAAAGAAAAGTCGATGAACCAGGTCGAAATGCTGGAGCGAAATGCTTCAAAGCCCGAGGAGAGAAATGCTTCAAAGCCTGAGGATAGCAATCGCTGA
- the LOC123172277 gene encoding protein O-glucosyltransferase 1 isoform X2: MAAAAAAAPDAQRWTRSGGPSSPVTATAVFLFVFVVVVGVLVSGRWITTTTNLADTNLDRWRTNPVGDPEFLTATHSTSIPATPAVPPPPLPTYSLSCSAPGAGDPDIPSNISQTLSLALSSNATCATVSETQLVPPIAAANTSCPAYFRFIHEDLHPWRAAGGITRTMLDRARTTANFRLVVLHGRAYIERIAPAFQTRDLFTIWGILQLLRRYPGRIPDLDLMFNCVDWPVVHPDKYQGENATVLPPLFRYCGDNETLDIVFPDWSFWGWAEINIKPWDALQKDLDAGNRKVGWIDREPYAYWKGNPEVAAIRQELVKCNVSSEQEWNARIYKQDWVKESKAGYKKSDLASQCTHRYKIYIEGSAWSVSKKYILACDSMTLVINPKYYDFFSRVLMPTQHYWPVRDDSKCNSIKYAVDWGNSHKKKAQKIGKEGSKFIQQELSMEYVYDYMFHLLTEYAKLLRFKPTKPPEAVEVCPESLACQAIGREKKFMEDSMVKSANVAGPCNLPPPFSPEEFRELHQRKEKSMNQVEMLERNASKPEERNASKPEDSNR; encoded by the exons ATGGccgcggcagccgccgccgcgcctGACGCCCAGAGGTGGACCAGATCTGGCGGTCCGTCATCTCCGGTGACCGCCACCGCGGTCTTCCTCTTCGTATTCGTTGTCGTGGTCGGCGTCCTCGTCTCCGGCCGCTGGATAACCACCACC ACTAATTTGGCAGACACCAATCTAGATCGGTGGCGCACAAACCCGGTAG GCGATCCTGAATTCCTGACCGCCACGCATTCCACCTCCATCCCTGCCACCCCTgctgtgccgccgccgccgctccccacaTACTCCCTCTCCTGCTCGGCGCCAGGCGCTGGTGACCCTGACATCCCAAGCAACATCTCTCAGACTCTGTCCCTCGCACTCTCCTCAAACGCAACATGCGCCACTGTCTCCGAGACACAGCTGGTTCCCCCCATTGCTGCCGCCAACACCTCCTGCCCCGCCTACTTCCGCTTCATCCACGAGGACCTCCACCCGTGGCGCGCGGCGGGGGGCATCACCCGCACGATGCTTGACCGTGCGCGCACCACAGCCAACTTCCGCCTCGTCGTGCTCCATGGCCGTGCCTACATCGAGCGCATCGCGCCGGCCTTCCAGACGCGTGACCTCTTCACCATCTGGGGCATCCTCCAACTGCTCCGCCGCTACCCTGGTCGCATCCCCGATCTCGACCTCATGTTCAACTGTGTGGACTGGCCGGTTGTCCACCCTGACAAGTACCAGGGGGAGAACGCAACCGTCTTGCCGCCGCTTTTCCGGTACTGCGGCGACAATGAGACACTCGACATAGTTTTCCCGGACTGGTCTTTCTGGGGCTG GGCTGAGATCAATATAAAGCCCTGGGATGCGCTGCAAAAGGATCTGGATGCTGGCAATAGGAAGGTGGGATGGATAGATAGAGAGCCTTATGCTTATTGGAAAGGGAATCCAGAGGTCGCAGCTATAAGGCAAGAGCTGGTTAAGTGTAATGTTTCCAGTGAGCAAGAATGGAATGCACGGATTTACAAACAG gattgggtcaaagagagCAAGGCTGGATACAAAAAATCAGATTTGGCCAGTCAATGCACCCACAG GTACAAGATCTACATCGAAGGATCAGCGTGGTCAGTTAGCAAGAAGTATATCCTAGCTTGTGATTCAATGACGCTGGTGATTAACCCAAAATATTATGATTTCTTTTCAAGGGTGCTGATGCCCACTCAGCACTATTGGCCTGTTCGAGATGACAGTAAATGTAACTCCATAAAGTATGCTGTTGATTGGGGAAATTCTCACAAGAAAAAG GCACAGAAAATAGGGAAGGAGGGAAGCAAGTTCATTCAACAAGAACTTAGTATGGAATATGTATACGATTACATGTTTCACCTCTTAACGGAATACGCTAAGCTCCTAAGATTCAAGCCAACCAAGCCTCCTGAAGCTGTTGAGGTCTGTCCCGAATCTTTGGCCTGCCAAGCCATAGGCAGGGAGAAGAAGTTCATGGAGGACTCCATGGTGAAGTCTGCAAACGTCGCTGGTCCGTGCAATCTGCCTCCTCCCTTTAGCCCTGAGGAATTCAGAGAGCTACACCAGAGGAAAGAAAAGTCGATGAACCAGGTCGAAATGCTGGAGCGAAATGCTTCAAAGCCCGAGGAGAGAAATGCTTCAAAGCCTGAGGATAGCAATCGCTGA
- the LOC123172277 gene encoding O-glucosyltransferase rumi homolog isoform X4, giving the protein MLDRARTTANFRLVVLHGRAYIERIAPAFQTRDLFTIWGILQLLRRYPGRIPDLDLMFNCVDWPVVHPDKYQGENATVLPPLFRYCGDNETLDIVFPDWSFWGWAEINIKPWDALQKDLDAGNRKVGWIDREPYAYWKGNPEVAAIRQELVKCNVSSEQEWNARIYKQDWVKESKAGYKKSDLASQCTHRYKIYIEGSAWSVSKKYILACDSMTLVINPKYYDFFSRVLMPTQHYWPVRDDSKCNSIKYAVDWGNSHKKKAQKIGKEGSKFIQQELSMEYVYDYMFHLLTEYAKLLRFKPTKPPEAVEVCPESLACQAIGREKKFMEDSMVKSANVAGPCNLPPPFSPEEFRELHQRKEKSMNQVEMLERNASKPEERNASKPEDSNR; this is encoded by the exons ATGCTTGACCGTGCGCGCACCACAGCCAACTTCCGCCTCGTCGTGCTCCATGGCCGTGCCTACATCGAGCGCATCGCGCCGGCCTTCCAGACGCGTGACCTCTTCACCATCTGGGGCATCCTCCAACTGCTCCGCCGCTACCCTGGTCGCATCCCCGATCTCGACCTCATGTTCAACTGTGTGGACTGGCCGGTTGTCCACCCTGACAAGTACCAGGGGGAGAACGCAACCGTCTTGCCGCCGCTTTTCCGGTACTGCGGCGACAATGAGACACTCGACATAGTTTTCCCGGACTGGTCTTTCTGGGGCTG GGCTGAGATCAATATAAAGCCCTGGGATGCGCTGCAAAAGGATCTGGATGCTGGCAATAGGAAGGTGGGATGGATAGATAGAGAGCCTTATGCTTATTGGAAAGGGAATCCAGAGGTCGCAGCTATAAGGCAAGAGCTGGTTAAGTGTAATGTTTCCAGTGAGCAAGAATGGAATGCACGGATTTACAAACAG gattgggtcaaagagagCAAGGCTGGATACAAAAAATCAGATTTGGCCAGTCAATGCACCCACAG GTACAAGATCTACATCGAAGGATCAGCGTGGTCAGTTAGCAAGAAGTATATCCTAGCTTGTGATTCAATGACGCTGGTGATTAACCCAAAATATTATGATTTCTTTTCAAGGGTGCTGATGCCCACTCAGCACTATTGGCCTGTTCGAGATGACAGTAAATGTAACTCCATAAAGTATGCTGTTGATTGGGGAAATTCTCACAAGAAAAAG GCACAGAAAATAGGGAAGGAGGGAAGCAAGTTCATTCAACAAGAACTTAGTATGGAATATGTATACGATTACATGTTTCACCTCTTAACGGAATACGCTAAGCTCCTAAGATTCAAGCCAACCAAGCCTCCTGAAGCTGTTGAGGTCTGTCCCGAATCTTTGGCCTGCCAAGCCATAGGCAGGGAGAAGAAGTTCATGGAGGACTCCATGGTGAAGTCTGCAAACGTCGCTGGTCCGTGCAATCTGCCTCCTCCCTTTAGCCCTGAGGAATTCAGAGAGCTACACCAGAGGAAAGAAAAGTCGATGAACCAGGTCGAAATGCTGGAGCGAAATGCTTCAAAGCCCGAGGAGAGAAATGCTTCAAAGCCTGAGGATAGCAATCGCTGA
- the LOC123172277 gene encoding protein O-glucosyltransferase 1 isoform X1 produces the protein MAAAAAAAPDAQRWTRSGGPSSPVTATAVFLFVFVVVVGVLVSGRWITTTTNLADTNLDRWRTNPVDSISVHAGDPEFLTATHSTSIPATPAVPPPPLPTYSLSCSAPGAGDPDIPSNISQTLSLALSSNATCATVSETQLVPPIAAANTSCPAYFRFIHEDLHPWRAAGGITRTMLDRARTTANFRLVVLHGRAYIERIAPAFQTRDLFTIWGILQLLRRYPGRIPDLDLMFNCVDWPVVHPDKYQGENATVLPPLFRYCGDNETLDIVFPDWSFWGWAEINIKPWDALQKDLDAGNRKVGWIDREPYAYWKGNPEVAAIRQELVKCNVSSEQEWNARIYKQDWVKESKAGYKKSDLASQCTHRYKIYIEGSAWSVSKKYILACDSMTLVINPKYYDFFSRVLMPTQHYWPVRDDSKCNSIKYAVDWGNSHKKKAQKIGKEGSKFIQQELSMEYVYDYMFHLLTEYAKLLRFKPTKPPEAVEVCPESLACQAIGREKKFMEDSMVKSANVAGPCNLPPPFSPEEFRELHQRKEKSMNQVEMLERNASKPEERNASKPEDSNR, from the exons ATGGccgcggcagccgccgccgcgcctGACGCCCAGAGGTGGACCAGATCTGGCGGTCCGTCATCTCCGGTGACCGCCACCGCGGTCTTCCTCTTCGTATTCGTTGTCGTGGTCGGCGTCCTCGTCTCCGGCCGCTGGATAACCACCACC ACTAATTTGGCAGACACCAATCTAGATCGGTGGCGCACAAACCCGGTAG ATTCAATCTCCGTCCATGCAGGCGATCCTGAATTCCTGACCGCCACGCATTCCACCTCCATCCCTGCCACCCCTgctgtgccgccgccgccgctccccacaTACTCCCTCTCCTGCTCGGCGCCAGGCGCTGGTGACCCTGACATCCCAAGCAACATCTCTCAGACTCTGTCCCTCGCACTCTCCTCAAACGCAACATGCGCCACTGTCTCCGAGACACAGCTGGTTCCCCCCATTGCTGCCGCCAACACCTCCTGCCCCGCCTACTTCCGCTTCATCCACGAGGACCTCCACCCGTGGCGCGCGGCGGGGGGCATCACCCGCACGATGCTTGACCGTGCGCGCACCACAGCCAACTTCCGCCTCGTCGTGCTCCATGGCCGTGCCTACATCGAGCGCATCGCGCCGGCCTTCCAGACGCGTGACCTCTTCACCATCTGGGGCATCCTCCAACTGCTCCGCCGCTACCCTGGTCGCATCCCCGATCTCGACCTCATGTTCAACTGTGTGGACTGGCCGGTTGTCCACCCTGACAAGTACCAGGGGGAGAACGCAACCGTCTTGCCGCCGCTTTTCCGGTACTGCGGCGACAATGAGACACTCGACATAGTTTTCCCGGACTGGTCTTTCTGGGGCTG GGCTGAGATCAATATAAAGCCCTGGGATGCGCTGCAAAAGGATCTGGATGCTGGCAATAGGAAGGTGGGATGGATAGATAGAGAGCCTTATGCTTATTGGAAAGGGAATCCAGAGGTCGCAGCTATAAGGCAAGAGCTGGTTAAGTGTAATGTTTCCAGTGAGCAAGAATGGAATGCACGGATTTACAAACAG gattgggtcaaagagagCAAGGCTGGATACAAAAAATCAGATTTGGCCAGTCAATGCACCCACAG GTACAAGATCTACATCGAAGGATCAGCGTGGTCAGTTAGCAAGAAGTATATCCTAGCTTGTGATTCAATGACGCTGGTGATTAACCCAAAATATTATGATTTCTTTTCAAGGGTGCTGATGCCCACTCAGCACTATTGGCCTGTTCGAGATGACAGTAAATGTAACTCCATAAAGTATGCTGTTGATTGGGGAAATTCTCACAAGAAAAAG GCACAGAAAATAGGGAAGGAGGGAAGCAAGTTCATTCAACAAGAACTTAGTATGGAATATGTATACGATTACATGTTTCACCTCTTAACGGAATACGCTAAGCTCCTAAGATTCAAGCCAACCAAGCCTCCTGAAGCTGTTGAGGTCTGTCCCGAATCTTTGGCCTGCCAAGCCATAGGCAGGGAGAAGAAGTTCATGGAGGACTCCATGGTGAAGTCTGCAAACGTCGCTGGTCCGTGCAATCTGCCTCCTCCCTTTAGCCCTGAGGAATTCAGAGAGCTACACCAGAGGAAAGAAAAGTCGATGAACCAGGTCGAAATGCTGGAGCGAAATGCTTCAAAGCCCGAGGAGAGAAATGCTTCAAAGCCTGAGGATAGCAATCGCTGA
- the LOC123172282 gene encoding desmethyl-deoxy-podophyllotoxin synthase-like, protein MEMEQAIYLVLALLLPLMLRKLIRKNSHGTGQQLPPGPWRLPVIGSLHHLAGKALVHRAFADIARRLGDAPLVYLKLGEMPVVVASSAEAAREVMKTLDLTFATRPWSPTIKILMSDGAGLAFAPYGAHWRQLRKICIMELLSARRVKTFRHVREEEVRRLVAAITAGVGEPVNVSKRLAALIADMTVRAMIGDRFSRREEFLVVLQQGVRILSGFNLGDLFPSSRLVGFVSGSAPRAWENHTKSFELIECAIKQHQEVKAAAAASNGDGKEEEQEDLLDVLLRIQKEGGHDVPFTMGAIKCLLVDLFSAGSETSATTLIWALSELMRNPRAMSKAQAEVRDSLQGKPSVTEDDLADLKYMRLIIKETLRLHPPGPLLLPREPTEACKVLGYDVPMGTTVFVNVWAICRDPKHWDATEEFRPERFESAEVDFKGTNFEYTPFGAGRRICPGMMFAHSSMELTLATLLYHFDWELPAEGELDMEEEMGITVGRKNDLYLQGKVLMPLNQHTASTAQCIRSTCLAGSNIAAAYCNYVHNIYY, encoded by the exons ATGGAGATGGAGCAAGCAATTTATCTGGTCTTGGCTCTCCTCCTGCCTCTCATGCTCCGCAAGCTCATCAGGAAGAACAGCCACGGCACTGGGCAGCAGCTGCCGCCTGGCCCGTGGCGGCTGCCTGTCATCGGCAGCCTGCACCACCTCGCTGGCAAGGCGCTGGTCCACCGCGCCTTCGCGGACATCGCGCGCCGGCTGGGTGACGCGCCGCTGGTGTACCTGAAGCTGGGCGAGATGCCCGTGGTGGTGGCTTCGTCCGCCGAGGCCGCGCGCGAGGTCATGAAGACGCTGGACCTCACGTTCGCGACGCGGCCATGGAGCCCGACTATCAAGATCCTCATGTCTGACGGGGCCGGGCTAGCGTTCGCGCCCTATGGCGCACACTGGCGCCAGCTCCGCAAGATCTGCATCATGGAGCTGCTAAGCGCCCGCCGGGTAAAAACGTTTCGGCACGTCCGGGAGGAGGAGGTGAGGCGCCTCGTCGCCGCCATCACAGCGGGTGTGGGCGAGCCCGTCAACGTTAGCAAGCGGCTTGCCGCGCTCATCGCAGACATGACCGTGCGCGCCATGATCGGGGACAGGTTCAGCAGGCGGGAAGAGTTCCTCGTGGTGCTCCAGCAGGGGGTCAGGATCCTCTCCGGGTTTAACCTCGGCGACCTCTTCCCCTCATCCCGGCTCGTTGGCTTCGTCAGCGGCTCCGCCCCACGGGCATGGGAGAATCACACCAAGAGCTTCGAGCTCATCGAGTGCGCCATCAAGCAACACCAGGAGGTGAAGGCCGCCGCCGCAGCGTCCAACGGCGACGgcaaggaggaggagcaggaggacctATTGGACGTGCTCCTGAGGATACAGAAGGAAGGCGGCCACGACGTGCCTTTTACCATGGGAGCCATCAAATGTCTATTAGTG GACTTGTTTAGTGCTGGGAGCGAGACGTCAGCAACGACGCTCATCTGGGCCCTATCAGAGCTGATGAGGAACCCAAGGGCCATGTCAAAAGCACAAGCCGAAGTACGTGACAGCCTACAAGGAAAGCCAAGTGTGACCGAGGATGACCTGGCCGATCTCAAGTACATGAGGCTGATCATCAAGGAGACGTTGAGGCTGCACCCTCCCGGGCCACTGCTGTTGCCACGCGAGCCCACGGAGGCGTGCAAGGTCCTCGGGTATGATGTGCCGATGGGCACCACCGTGTTCGTGAACGTGTGGGCGATCTGCAGAGACCCCAAGCACTGGGACGCCACAGAGGAGTTCAGGCCGGAGCGGTTCGAGTCTGCCGAAGTAGACTTCAAAGGAACCAACTTTGAGTACACACCGTTCGGGGCAGGCAGGAGGATCTGTCCCGGGATGATGTTCGCGCATTCTAGCATGGAACTCACCCTTGCCACCCTTCTCTACCACTTCGACTGGGAGCTTCCTGCCGAAGGGGAGTTGGATATGGAAGAGGAGATGGGCATCACCGTCGGCCGGAAGAACGACCTGTACCTACAAGGCAAAGTCCTCATGCCGCTTAATCAGCACACTGCTTCAACCGCACAGTGTATCCGGTCGACTTGCTTGGCAGGATCGAACATTGCTGCTGCATATTGCAATTATGTGCACAACATTTAT TATTGA